Proteins from a single region of Theobroma cacao cultivar B97-61/B2 chromosome 10, Criollo_cocoa_genome_V2, whole genome shotgun sequence:
- the LOC18586564 gene encoding phosphoglucan phosphatase DSP4, amyloplastic isoform X1 — protein MNCLQNLPSFRSYAWPFQGFKSYPRKPFSCSINMMGGMDFSDIPRSMAVKAISGSTSSAKQSSSESEGEKSNIYSHNMTEAMGAVLTYRHELGMNYNFIRPDLIVGSCLQAPEDVDKLRKVGVKTIFCLQQDPDLEYFGVDIGAIQDYAKKCSDIEHIRAQIRDFDSFDLRMRLPAVVSKLYKAINQNGGVTYVHCTAGLGRAPAVAMAYMFWVQGYKLSEAHRLLLSKRSCFPKLDAIKSATADILTDLKRELVTLTWEDSKCSTVEVSGLDIGWGQRIPLKFDKGHGSWTLQRELPEGRYEYKYIVDGEWTYNEFELVTTPNKDGHVNNFLHVVNNDPSSVNGAVRKRLTSEDPDLRKEERLKIRQFLEAYPEEE, from the exons ATGAATTGTCTTCAGAATCTTCCAAG TTTCAGATCCTATGCATGGCCATTTCAAGGTTTCAAGAGCTACCCAAGAAAACCCTTTTCATGTTCCATCAATATGATG GGAGGGATGGATTTTAGTGATATACCGAGAAGTATGGCAGTTAAG GCAATTTCTGGTTCCACATCAAGTGCAAAGCAGAGTAGCTCTGAATCAGAGGGGGAAAAATCCAACATATATAGTCATAATATGACAGAAGCAATGGGTGCTG TTTTGACTTACAGGCATGAACTGGGAATGAACTATAACTTCATCCGTCCAGACCTGATTGTGGGTTCATGTCTGCAG GCTCCAGAAGATGTTGACAAGCTTCGTAAAGTCGGAGTGAAAACCATATTTTGCTTGCAGCAAGATCCAGATTTGGA ATATTTTGGGGTTGATATTGGTGCCATTCAAGATTATGCCAAGAAATGCAGTGATATTGAACACATACGTGCTCAAATAAG GGACTTTGATTCATTTGATTTACGGATGCGGCTTCCAGCTGTGGTTAGCAAATTATACAAGGCCATAAATCAGAATGGAGGTGTGACGTATGTACATTGTACTGCTGGACTTGGAAGAGCTCCTGCTGTTGCG ATGGCATATATGTTCTGGGTTCAAGGCTATAAACTTAGCGAAGCTCACAGATTGCTGCTG AGCAAGCGGTCATGCTTCCCTAAATTGGATGCCATCAAAAGTGCAACTGCTGATATT CTTACAGATCTTAAGAGGGAGCTGGTCACTTTGACATGGGAAGACAGCAAGTGCTCTACAGTGGAAGTTTCTGGACTTGATATTGGGTGGGGCCAG AGAATACCTTTGAAGTTTGACAAGGGGCATGGTTCATGGACTCTCCAGAGAGAACTGCCT GAAGGACGCTATGAGTACAAGTATATAGTGGATGGGGAATGGACATACAATGAATTTGAGCTGGTAACAACTCCTAACAAAGATGGCCATGTCAACAATTTTCTTCAT GTTGTGAACAATGATCCAAGCAGTGTTAATGGGGCAGTTCGGAAGAGGTTGACTAGTGAGGATCCTGATCTTAGAAAGGAAGAACGGTTGAAAATCAGACAGTTTCTTGAAGCCTACCCTGAGGAAGAGTGA
- the LOC18586564 gene encoding phosphoglucan phosphatase DSP4, amyloplastic isoform X2, which translates to MNCLQNLPRSYAWPFQGFKSYPRKPFSCSINMMGGMDFSDIPRSMAVKAISGSTSSAKQSSSESEGEKSNIYSHNMTEAMGAVLTYRHELGMNYNFIRPDLIVGSCLQAPEDVDKLRKVGVKTIFCLQQDPDLEYFGVDIGAIQDYAKKCSDIEHIRAQIRDFDSFDLRMRLPAVVSKLYKAINQNGGVTYVHCTAGLGRAPAVAMAYMFWVQGYKLSEAHRLLLSKRSCFPKLDAIKSATADILTDLKRELVTLTWEDSKCSTVEVSGLDIGWGQRIPLKFDKGHGSWTLQRELPEGRYEYKYIVDGEWTYNEFELVTTPNKDGHVNNFLHVVNNDPSSVNGAVRKRLTSEDPDLRKEERLKIRQFLEAYPEEE; encoded by the exons ATGAATTGTCTTCAGAATCTTCCAAG ATCCTATGCATGGCCATTTCAAGGTTTCAAGAGCTACCCAAGAAAACCCTTTTCATGTTCCATCAATATGATG GGAGGGATGGATTTTAGTGATATACCGAGAAGTATGGCAGTTAAG GCAATTTCTGGTTCCACATCAAGTGCAAAGCAGAGTAGCTCTGAATCAGAGGGGGAAAAATCCAACATATATAGTCATAATATGACAGAAGCAATGGGTGCTG TTTTGACTTACAGGCATGAACTGGGAATGAACTATAACTTCATCCGTCCAGACCTGATTGTGGGTTCATGTCTGCAG GCTCCAGAAGATGTTGACAAGCTTCGTAAAGTCGGAGTGAAAACCATATTTTGCTTGCAGCAAGATCCAGATTTGGA ATATTTTGGGGTTGATATTGGTGCCATTCAAGATTATGCCAAGAAATGCAGTGATATTGAACACATACGTGCTCAAATAAG GGACTTTGATTCATTTGATTTACGGATGCGGCTTCCAGCTGTGGTTAGCAAATTATACAAGGCCATAAATCAGAATGGAGGTGTGACGTATGTACATTGTACTGCTGGACTTGGAAGAGCTCCTGCTGTTGCG ATGGCATATATGTTCTGGGTTCAAGGCTATAAACTTAGCGAAGCTCACAGATTGCTGCTG AGCAAGCGGTCATGCTTCCCTAAATTGGATGCCATCAAAAGTGCAACTGCTGATATT CTTACAGATCTTAAGAGGGAGCTGGTCACTTTGACATGGGAAGACAGCAAGTGCTCTACAGTGGAAGTTTCTGGACTTGATATTGGGTGGGGCCAG AGAATACCTTTGAAGTTTGACAAGGGGCATGGTTCATGGACTCTCCAGAGAGAACTGCCT GAAGGACGCTATGAGTACAAGTATATAGTGGATGGGGAATGGACATACAATGAATTTGAGCTGGTAACAACTCCTAACAAAGATGGCCATGTCAACAATTTTCTTCAT GTTGTGAACAATGATCCAAGCAGTGTTAATGGGGCAGTTCGGAAGAGGTTGACTAGTGAGGATCCTGATCTTAGAAAGGAAGAACGGTTGAAAATCAGACAGTTTCTTGAAGCCTACCCTGAGGAAGAGTGA
- the LOC18586565 gene encoding probable LRR receptor-like serine/threonine-protein kinase IRK, translating to MDAFAINFLVLLCLNIFTHSFCIRIHNSTCIKSEKQALLKFRQDLQGPSNMLADWTRNGDCCNWSGVVCDNVTGRVTELHLGSAQGGCALKAKAETLVRPKLGGKLNPSLLDLKSLSYLDLSDNNFGQTPIPAWFWNLTSHLHYLNISRNQFLGNISDLFTMSHPSVVLDLSSNNFTGPLPRISVSVTALDLSKNALSGSISHFLCYRMNQPMRLEVLNLSCNLFSGEIPDCWEQWPRLVAIKFCNNSFSGKIPSSMGTLTHLQSLHLRNNSLVGEVPFSLRNCTELLTVDFGANQLSGEIPLWMGERLTKLIVIILQTNRFHGPIPQEFCALSSLQILDLSHNNLSGIIPSCIKNLSAMISRNNSDGKISYNTSRGCFFDDVALVVKGVVMDYSATLKLLALLDLSDNNLSGDIPEEVTSLKGLISLNLSNNLLVGRIPDNIGSMRLLECADLSKNNLSGGIPSSMAALNFLSYLNLSNNKLTGKIPSGTQLQSLSASSFLGTELFGPPLTKDNTSSPLTPSNTVGEEEVDNGPKVNWFHLSVEFGFLFGFFGVIGPVIFKIWTCGFVRNICGRDSTLSGISEFVDSVLERFSERSDDCGVVAGRLFLAISCRRGGENVWGF from the coding sequence ATGGATGCTTTTGCAATCAACTTCTTGGTGTTGCTATGTCTAAACATATTTACTCATAGCTTCTGCATCAGAATCCACAACAGTACTTGCATTAAAAGTGAGAAGCAGGCTCTTCTGAAGTTTAGGCAAGATCTCCAAGGCCCTTCAAACATGTTAGCTGATTGGACCAGAAATGGAGATTGCTGTAATTGGTCCGGCGTTGTTTGTGACAATGTAACTGGCCGTGTTACTGAGCTGCACCTTGGAAGTGCTCAGGGTGGGTGTGCATTAAAGGCTAAAGCTGAAACACTTGTAAGGCCGAAGTTAGGCGGTAAGTTGAATCCTTCTTTACTAGATTTGAAGTCTTTATCTTACTTGGATCTAAGCGATAATAATTTTGGACAAACTCCAATCCCTGCTTGGTTTTGGAACTTGACTTCCCATCTGCACTATCTGAACATCTCTAGAAATCAATTCCTAGGAAACATTTCAGATTTATTCACAATGAGTCATCCTTCTGTTGTGCTAGACTTGAGTTCCAACAACTTCACCGGTCCATTACCTCGTATCTCTGTCAGTGTGACTGCACTGGATCTTTCTAAAAATGCCCTGTCAGGATCTATTTCCCATTTTTTGTGCTATAGAATGAATCAGCCGATGAGATTGGAAGTCCTCAATCTTAGCTGTAATCTTTTTTCAGGAGAAATACCAGATTGTTGGGAGCAATGGCCAAGATTGGTGGCCATAAAATTTTGTAACAATAGTTTTAGTGGTAAGATTCCAAGTTCCATGGGAACTTTAACTCATCTTCAATCCTTGCACCTGCGCAACAACAGTCTAGTGGGTGAGGTGCCCTTCTCTCTAAGAAATTGTACTGAATTGCTCACTGTTGACTTTGGTGCTAATCAACTCTCTGGAGAAATACCACTATGGATGGGAGAGAGGCTCACAAAATTAATTGTTATCATCCTTCAAACAAATAGATTTCATGGTCCTATACCGCAAGAATTTTGTGCTCTATCTTCTCTTCAAATCCTGGACCTTTCGCACAACAATTTATCAGGAATTATACCAAGCTGTATAAAGAATCTTAGTGCGATGATCTCAAGAAATAACTCAGATGGCAAGATATCTTATAACACCTCAAGGGGATGCTTTTTTGACGATGTAGCACTTGTGGTGAAAGGAGTGGTAATGGATTATAGCGCTACCCTTAAACTACTTGCATTGTTGGATCTCTCAGACAACAATTTATCAGGTGACATCCCTGAGGAGGTGACAAGTCTCAAAGGTCTAATATCATTGAATTTGTCAAACAATCTATTGGTTGGAAGGATTCCAGATAACATTGGTTCCATGAGATTATTAGAATGTGCTGATTTATCAAAAAACAATCTTTCTGGTGGAATCCCATCAAGTATGGCTGCGCTAAACTTCTTGAGCTACCTCAACTTGTCCAATAACAAACTCACTGGAAAAATCCCATCAGGCACTCAGCTCCAAAGCTTAAGTGCATCTAGCTTTCTTGGCACTGAGCTGTTTGGACCACCATTAACTAAGGATAACACTTCTAGCCCTCTGACCCCAAGCAACACTgtaggagaagaagaagtggATAATGGACCTAAAGTGAACTGGTTTCATCTAAGTGTGGAATTTGgatttttgtttggattctTTGGTGTAATAGGCCCTGTTATATTCA